The Pongo abelii isolate AG06213 chromosome 20, NHGRI_mPonAbe1-v2.0_pri, whole genome shotgun sequence genome window below encodes:
- the LOC100444920 gene encoding small ribosomal subunit protein eS4-like gives MLDKLTGVFAACPSTGPQKLRECLSHIFLSNRLKYALTGDEVKKICMQWFIKVDGKVRTDITYPTGFMDVISIDKMGEGFCLIYGINCHFAVRHVTPEEVNYKLCKMRKIFVCTKGISHLVIHDAHTICHPDSLIKVNDIIQIDLETGKITALKFDTGNLCLVTGGANWGRIGVITNRERHLGSFDMIYVKDANSNSFSIIFVVDKGNKPWISLP, from the coding sequence ATGCTGGATAAATTGACTGGTGTGTTTGCTGCTTGTCCATCCACCGGTCCCCAAAAGCTGAGAGAGTGTCTCTCTCATATTTTCCTGAGCAACAGACTTAAGTATGCCCTGACAGGAGATGAAGTAAAGAAGATTTGCATGCAGTGGTTCATTAAGGTAGATGGCAAGGTTCGAACTGATATAACCTACCCTACTGGATTTATGGATGTCATCAGCATTGACAAGATGGGAGAGGGTTTCTGTCTGATCTATGGCATCAATTGTCACTTTGCTGTACGTCATGTTACACCTGAGGAAGTCAACTACAAGTtatgcaaaatgagaaaaatctttgtgTGCACAAAAGGAATCTCTCACCTGGTGATTCATGATGCTCACACTATCTGCCACCCTGATTCCCTCATTAAGGTGAACGACATCATTCAGATTGATTTGGAGACTGGCAAGATCACTGCTTTGAAGTTCGACACTGGTAACCTGTGTTTGGTGACTGGAGGTGCTAACTGGGGAAGAATTGGTGTGATCACCAACAGAGAGAGGCACCTTGGATCTTTTGACATGATTTACGTGAAAGATGCCAACAGCAACAGCTTTTCcatcatttttgttgttgacaAGGGCAACAAACCATGGATTTCTCTTCCCTGA